The following are encoded in a window of Vigna unguiculata cultivar IT97K-499-35 chromosome 8, ASM411807v1, whole genome shotgun sequence genomic DNA:
- the LOC114193756 gene encoding rust resistance kinase Lr10-like, producing the protein MWRESALLVILLFRLQQICATKHFDHACAPSSCGKITNITHPFRLNGDPDHCGDNRYELTCENNVTVLSLYSGKYHVQAINYNNFTIRVVDPGVRQSNCSSIPRYFLSRSNFSDTYDYINMDKDAYQSGQRRVSDQPIYFNNRRWNVVRSNPVYEHVVFMNCNHSVSDNGKYVDTASCVNWQSKGYTYAIAGDLISEDLEVGCNVALVTPTSWWGLHTPQYSYSEMHKALAYGFEISWMNRACQDICVNSMGSSCILDTSGRVDCSNCHRFLSILSICDGRPIWYQLLLYAKDTIYTAWIGLVETIKGQKEFDGDGNYKLGLIIGHYVLPSFLACKLLFGVISFFALLIYKWKRRHLSMYENIENYLEHANLMPIRYSYKEIKKMTGGFKDKLGEGGYGSVFKGKLSSRSYVAIKMLDKSKGIGQDFFNEVATIGKIYHQNIVKLVGFCVEGSKRALVYEFMSNGSLDKIIFSKDGNIHLSYDEIYNISIGIAQGIAYLHHGCEMKILHFDIKPHNILVDGKLTPKVSDFGLAKLYPVDKSIVTMTGVRGTIGYMAPELFYNNIGKISHKADVYSFGMLLMEMTNKRKNLNSHAEHSSQLYFPFWIYRYIGKEKDIDIEDVKEEEKEEVKKMIIVALWCIQLKPNDRPTMSEVVEMLEGDIENLKIPPKPTLYPDETMSSDLSFTDSSNSSM; encoded by the exons ATGTGGAGAGAGAGTGCGTTGTTGGTGATTCTGCTGTTTCGACTTCAGCAAATTTGTGCTACTAAGCACTTTGATCATGCGTGTGCCCCTTCTTCCTGTGGCAAAATCACGAACATAACGCATCCATTCCGATTAAACGGTGACCCAGATCACTGCGGCGACAACAGGTATGAGCTCACCTGTGAAAATAACGTTACCGTTTTATCTTTGTACTCCGGAAAATACCATGTGCAGGCCATCAACTACAATAATTTCACAATCCGAGTGGTTGATCCGGGCGTTCGGCAATCAAATTGCTCCTCCATCCCTCGCTATTTCTTGTCTCGATCCAATTTCAGTGATACCTATGATTACATCAACATGGATAAGGATGCATACCAAAGTGGTCAGCGACGAGTATCTGATCAACCTatctattttaataatagaaGGTGGAACGTGGTTCGTTCAAATCCGGTTTACGAACATGTAGTTTTCATGAATTGTAACCATTCAGTGAGTGACAATGGTAAGTATGTAGATACTGCTTCGTGCGTGAATTGGCAATCCAAAGGTTATACATATGCTATCGCTGGGGACCTAATATCAGAGGACTTAGAAGTTGGTTGTAATGTAGCACTGGTTACTCCCACATCTTGGTGGGGTTTGCACACACCTCAATATTCGTACAGTGAGATGCACAAGGCACTAGCCTATGGGTTTGAGATTTCGTGGATGAATCGCGCCTGCCAGGACATTTGCGTAAATTCAATGGGTAGCTCCTGCATATTGGACACTTCCGGGAGGGTTGATTGCTCCAACTGCCACAGGTTCCTGTCAATTTTGAGTATATGTG ATGGCAGGCCAATATGGTACCAGCTTCTATTATATGCAAAAG ataCTATTTATACTGCCTGGATAG GTCTGGTTGAAACAATAAAAGGACAAAAAGAATTTGATGGTGACGGCAACTataaattaggtttaattattggACACTATGTTTTACCATCCTTCTTGGCATGCAAACTTTTGTTTGGGGTGATTTCATTTTTCGCACTGTTGATATACAAATGGAAAAGGCGGCATTTATCGATGTACGAAAACATCGAAAATTACTTGGAACATGCCAATTTGATGCCTATTAGATATTCATACAAGGAAATCAAGAAAATGACGGGAGGTTTCAAAGATAAATTGGGTGAAGGAGGATATGGTTCCGTGTTTAAGGGAAAGTTGTCTAGTAGATCTTATGTAGCAATAAAAATGTTAGATAAATCAAAAGGTATTGGAcaagatttttttaatgaagTTGCAACTATCGgaaaaatatatcatcaaaatattgtaaaattagTTGGATTTTGTGTTGAAGGATCAAAACGTGCTCTTGTTTACGAATTTATGTCAAATGGATCTttggataaaattattttttccaaagATGGAAATATACATTTAAGCTATgatgaaatatataatatttcaattgGAATAGCTCAAGGGATTGCTTATCTTCACCATGGGTGTGAGATGAAAATTCTGCATTTTGATATTAAACCCCACAACATCTTAGTGGATGGAAAGCTCACCCCCAAGGTCTCTGATTTTGGATTGGCAAAATTATATCCAGTAGATAAGAGCATTGTCACAATGACAGGAGTAAGAGGAACCATTGGGTATATGGCTCcagaattattttataataacattGGAAAAATATCTCACAAGGCTGATGTTTATAGTTTTGGAATGCTTCTGATGGAGATgacaaacaaaaggaaaaacctAAATTCTCATGCAGAACATTCAAGTCAACTATATTTTCCCTTTTGGATTTATAGATAtattggaaaagaaaaagatatagaTATTGAAGACGTCAAAgaggaagaaaaggaagaagtaaagaaaatgattatagTTGCTCTTTGGTGCATACAGCTGAAACCAAATGATCGTCCCACGATGAGTGAAGTAGTTGAAATGCTTGAAGGAGACATTGAAAACCTGAAAATACCTCCAAAGCCTACTTTATATCCAGACGAAACAATGTCAAGTGACCTAAGCTTCACTGATTCTTCTAATTCTTCCATGTAA